The stretch of DNA TGCTTGTTTAGACTTTCTGTCAACCAGTACTCCCAGAAAAATTTTTCAGATGCAGGGTCTGATCAAGTGACACATGAAGATCCTTGCCATATTGACTAAGATCATAGTTTGTACCCTTGGAAACTTTCCCGATAAGGATGCAGTATTCTGTCAATAGCCTAATACTGCTTCCCCACTTGAAGCTTGTTAAATTGTTTTCGTAGAAcagtaattttgaaagaaatcgAGGCAGTCAAGTATTAGATCTTTACATAATGACAGTTAAGAAAGATAAGGTTCCAGCCTTTCGGTACATTTTCATTCATGGAGCTTCTTTCTCCAGAATAAAGAGCACAAGTTCAGGCCTCGAAGACTCCACTTTGGCCGACAAAGTAAATACAGTGTATTTTCAACTAGCAAAGGCTTAACCTAAAGCCTGCTCTAATCAGTAGAAACATCTCTGTAGCTCTCATCAGCTTTGCATTAGGCCTTGAGAGAGTCAGACTTACCTTgattcatttaaaatttcagtcaTGTACATTTGGACTCTCTTGTTGCTAAGTTAATGCCAAGTCCCCGTTGACCTCAGTGTGGACAGAAACAGAATTCATTACTAATGTTTATCTGGGGAGTATAGATTATTAAACAGATACGTAGCTGTACCCTTGTCATGAAATCCTGACTCGTAATcttataaataacttttttaaataGGATATGACAAAAAAGCAAATGGCTTTGGAAAAAATCAATCTTCAGAAATGTCTACTATATTTTGAGAGTATTCATGGACAATCCGTAAGTATACCATGGAAAGATaggtaaattaaaaattatctgaTTTCTCTAACACATATATTTTGACTcatattaaatatattcagattaattttacaCAATGTAATTTTAGTTATTTCAGTCTAATCTTCAAATATAAATGTTATTGTCTGATACTGATGAATTtggtttacatttaaaaaaaaaaagggcgaGTTTCTAGCAGCCCTGTACCTCTCTTCATGATTGGAAATTGCATGTTTTGATGATGAAAGTGGAGAATTATATACCCACAGCAGACTTTGCTCGTGCATACTGCAGCTCTGCTATGATATTTTAAAGGTTAGAATGCCTAGCAGCTGAGAAAGCTTTGTAGGGCACCATCTGAGACATGAACTACAAAAATGACATGACCTGtcatctgtgttttccttcatttcacaGCACACTTGAAACTACTAATTAAAATCCTTTCAAGGGACTTCATTGCTGAATGTagacacaaaccaaaaaatcacCACCATTGGTGAGATGATTATTTGAAGATGTGTCTATACACAACTGAGGAATTCCTGTTTGATGTCTGTGTCTTATGACTGTCTCTGTTCCTGACTAGCAGTTGTTGTGGTAGAGGACAAGGGGAGTGGCACCAGCCTGTGTCCAAAAAGTGCCAGCTGTTAAAATTATTGTGATCTGAAACTGATCTCTCTGCATCttggataaaataatttttgtccATCTTCTTTGGGTTTGGAATGAGAGCTGAAGAATGGAGAGAACATATAGGAAGGGTATAAAGATGTTATATTTCCTAAggagaatagaaaagaaattgagTTACTAGTGCCATACAGAGGTAAAAAGGGACTTAAACAGTCAAAGATagaaaagagaataaataatAGGGCATGCTTTGTAACGTGGGGTTCAGAAAGAGTGTTTCTTCTCAAGGTTGAAGCAGGTTTATAACCAGCTAAGAAAGAGGATGCAAACTGCATAAGGTAAGGGGTCTCGGTGATGCTAAGTCACCGTGAGGGAGTTCTAGGTCTGCCAATCACCATTGACTTAAGGTTGCAGAAAGCTCTGGGACAGTCAAGAAGTTAAAGCAGTGAAATGGAAGTTAGGCAAAAATTACCATCATCTTTTGttgttgaaaataaataaacaatctGGAGAGGCTCCACACAGAGTTACATACTGAAGTAATCATGCCTCTTAGAGAAGTAAATTTTAATCTTTGTACCTATAtcaaagtattttcctttgggaaaggtGTGAAGAGCCTGCATGCATCCTGGGCGCCAGGAACAGCTGGAGCATGAGGCCAACGAGGCCCAAGCTCAGTGGCAAGCACAGGCCCTGTGCTCAGTTCAGAGCTGGAGGGGCCAAGGAAGAGAGATCTGCTGGGGGAGCTCATGCAGTTTGTCAAAGCTGGGAGTTGATGACTTGGAAACAGCAAATTAGTGACTGCCCAGGCAGAAGCACTCCAGTGACATTAACGAAACAGGTGCCTCTGCTATCAAAGAGGCATCCCGGTGcataaaatggatttttacaATACTTGAACGTTGATTGCTGAAGCCTCAAGATTCCCTACTTTGGATGTTTGAACTAGCAACCTATGACGTGCCTTGTCGTTTAACAAATATCACACCACAGCGCTATCGAAAGGTTGATCTGAATGGAATGTACTGGGCTTCTGAGAAAATAATCAGACATTTAGCctattatgcaaaaaaaattggTGGTTtcttgtggggttttgtttttttaaaacaatagcAAAATTCAGTCCTAGAAAATGTCAGTTATTGTAGAAACCTTTTTTGGAAATACAATGAGAGAACTCATCAGAAAAAATTATCAAGCTGCTGCATATTCACAGTATTATGACTCAGCAGCCTTGAAACACAGTGGAGAGCGCTGGTGACAATGTTTGCCCCGCTGATGTACAAGTATGGAGGAGCACCATCTTTATCCAGACTGCCCTGAGCAAAGTCAGATGGACTGGGCGCTGACtaggtttaaaacaaaaaaaagtatctaCTCTGGCTTGTTTGGCATTTCCTAGAGCTCTTACGTGCTGTAATCAAATGGAACATGAAGCCCGGGGAAGAAAAGTGGACCAGCTGGGATAGGCAAGCCCTGCCCTCTGCAGTGAAGCATGCCCCCGGAAATAGTTCCTAGCCACTCAATCAGCTAGACGCATGCGGTGTCATCAACCTGCATTTGCCTACTGTCACCGTTGCTCCTGCTGACCAAGTGTTTGTTTCTGAGCAACTCTGGACTATTGTCCAAACAGCCACCCAGTCTGCGGGATCTTCAGACCTGCCGTGCATGCACTCATCTGAGCATGTGTAGCCGGGCTCCAATGCAGTAGCACAGCTGCAGTGCCAAAAGATGCTGAAATTGTTCCCAGTGGGTGCTGACTGATAGGCACGTGAGTTGAGGAGCAGAGCTGATGGTGGACTAGTTTGCAAATGactgtgttttgaaattttatcACTGAGGAGCATGTTGTTTTTCTggctttggggatttttttcttgtggatttggtttttgggttgttttttttttttttccttaatacagGAAGTTTTTCTACTGCAGAGGTAGTTTCTGTAAGGTTTATTtttgaattttcaaatatttgtggCTGGATAAGACTCTTAATACCTCATCTAAAATAATATTCTCCTCTGAATCAGTGCTCCTAGTGCTCATAAAATAGCAAGAGCAAACTAAATGAACAGACAGTGATTCCCGATTGTGGAAGGCAGTTCCAGCGAGGGATGCACACAGCAGTTCCGCACGGAGCCAGCTCCCTCGCTGGGGCCGCAAGGCTGTATTCTCAGCGCTTTCCTCCCCGCTGGGCCTCTGAGTATATTGTCGCAGGCAGAGTGTTGCGTTACCGTAGCTAGCCTGTTGCCATTATCACAGTGAAGTGAGACATCAATGCAATGCACAGCAGAAGCATATCTTAACTCCTACAACTCTGTTAGCATCTTCAGAGACAGAGAATACTTTACCCTCTGCCTTGGCAGTGCGGCTCAAGGAAGTGAGAAATCCACATTGGGTATTTTCCATTAGACAACAGAtggctatttttcttcttagaaatTTTATGGAAGCAAAATACACATCAGGTCATACTCATCTAATACCTTTCTCAGCTTCACAGGAGCAAATGAgaaatctatttatttatttatttatttatttatttatttatttattttatcgTTTTTCATTTTGGGAGGAGTatattttgtgatgttttctcTTTAGGTAGCTAAGCCAGAAAAGAGTCTCATGAAACCTCTTTACGACAGATACAGAATTATCAAGAAACTTCTCGCAACGCCATCTTTGATCACAACAATTGTAAGTTGGAAAGAATTCATATCTGCTGTCAAGAAAACATACTAAATGCTGTGGTTGATTTGTACCTGTATGTCAGTTTGGCAGCAATAGAACTACTGATATTTGACAATTCTGCTCATTGGTTAATACAGGGTGTTGATATTTCAAATAGAGCAAAAGCTCTGTAAAATTAAACTTCTAAGCATGCCAGAGGTTGCAACACACAGCGGCAGTTTCTGAGGCAGTCACTTCAAGTGACTGGGTAAGAGATCAAAGGCTGGCATTAGTTTTCTATAATGGCTAATGTACGCAGCACAGAGTGAAACCTGCCTCTTTCCATGAAGCATTATACTGTCACTATATCTATCGTCTATATTTTATTGACAGTGCTTTTACCGGTCATGGAGCACATACATATAATCCGTAGCACTTTAATAATTTATCAATGTAATGTAACAGTACTGGTCTCACTGTGAGTAGAAGTAGCGGAATCTGGCTATTTGGAAGTTAATTAGCATGTcgattttaaaaattatgaaccATTGTCTTGTTACATGACAGTGGAGCTTTAGATTTCTTTGAATAATCCCAGTGTAAATCTttgtacacatgcacacaaatattttgtttaaacatttaACTGAAATTCCCTAACTGAAGTTACTTCTTATCAACGTTGCTCCATGGAGTTTTTATATTTAAGCCTTAGTTTCAAAAGCTCTGCTTCTGAGTATGAAGGAACATGAGGAAGACATCATCATCACTGTTTGGTAGTTAACATTTGTAgctataaaaatgtgaaatctcTACCTTAACCTTTGTTACGGTCGGAAATTCTGGACATAATACAAACAGTAGATGGTATACAACAGGAGTGTAAATTCCAGCAAGACTGCACTGCTTACATAAATACAGAATGTTTTTCAAGTCTTTGCTACTTACAAAGGGGTTTTAgtaagcagaaataaattgctGGCTGGAGATACTCAGAAGCAGGGCCAGTTTCTGTCCTGTTTAGTGTTGGTGGACAATACACAGTAACTCAGTGAGCCCCACAAGAGCTCTTGTGAATGATCTCAGATAGAATGATCTCTGGGCAAAGCTTTCAATATGTGTAACCTATTTCAATGAATACATCCAGGAAACCAAGTCCTATTTTTTTATGCTGTCATCCTATTAAGTGTTAGTACTGTAATGTATACAACTAATTTAATAATGCTTTATATTTTgcaagcaggaggaggaagactcAGATGAAGACCATTCTCAAGGCACCCACGAGTTATCATCTGGTCCAATATCTTGCCTCCCTGTTGATGAGCACCTGTGTTACTCTCAGGAGGAGACTGAGCCTGCATATGTTTCACCTCTGGATGAAAGGAAAGTTTTCAGGCAAACAGCCTTGTCTATGTCTAATTTACATGAGGCAACAATGTAAgttctgggttgttttttttttcttgaatgttaaaatatttcacatagaCTTTGTAAGTGAAACATGATCCATACTTATTGCATGAGAATATTCTATACCAAAGAAGAGATTCAATGTTTtcataaaggagaaaagaggcAAAGGTTATTTGTTATTTGGGCAGCACACTGTGGTTTGAGCTATTTATTTGAACAACTTTGTGCCAAGTCCATGAAGAGAAGGGTGAAGGAATGTAAGCAGATAGGAGAAATAACTACATATACAGAATGGTAGATACAACATAGTGGCATAGTAAAGATACACAGATCACCGATAGCTGCTACAGAATTTTTAGATACCTAAGTACTTATGTTCTTACAAAGCAGTcataaaacaaagcacaatTCAGCGAAGCAGGGCAGTCTGCTCCTGTGTGTGTGCCCTGGGATTTACTCTGTGAGCGATGTAAAAATGCCAGAGATGTGAGGCGTAAAAACAGCAATGGGTGAGCTGAGTGAAGGTTCACAGAATATATGGTCACATGGGCGGCCACTGAAtatgtgtaaaataaatttcttccttgcatAAGAATAGTTATTAGCATCTGGATGCCCAGAAGACTTACCACCACCCTCCCACCCTCCATTATAAAACCAGAGTAAAATGCTCCTTCTGATTTGTAGTTAGGAATTTCAGGTTGTATGACAAAACAGATCTCAAGATGCATATGAGCTGTTATCACTCAGCCATGAAACTTTTTGAAGAATATGCCCTCCAGGAACAGATGTGTTCTCATAGATTATGGGATGGTATCTTTTCACTGCGTTTTGATTGGCAGCACTTAGATGCATAAATGAAGTTGACTAGGCTCTACCAAAATGGGGAATGAATAAAAAAGTCTTGGTTTTCTATGTAACTCAAGTATATATGCCATAGTTGGTGCACAAATGCTGTGAAGATATgcctgtgcatttttttttttttaaccctggggaaaaaaacacccaaacagcTTCATATGCTTAAACACCTTTTTCTCCAAGTACCAGCTAAAACATGACTCCCAAAAATATTGATTCTGGGTACCATTAGCACTTCCACTGCATCACCATAATGTTTGATAACAGCTGCTTTTAGGAGCAGGGCTTGGATGTTGAGTTTATTAATTCAGTTACAGAGATGCAAAGCATTTCCTACAAGATGCTGAGCCCTGTCAGTTCCATTAATTCCACACAGAATTAAGACCACTAGCAAGGTTCTATCCAAAAACTTTTCCTCCTGTGTTGTCCATAGagtctctgcttttgctttatgaGAAGGGTGAGAATACCAGTAAAAGGGAAGGAACACAGCTGTTCGTGATGTGCGATGGTACAGCCCATACAGCCATAGCTGGAGAGATGTGGTGCAGTGGCTGGGGGCACTGCGGTCAGTGCCTGCTGTGGCCCATTGCAGCAGACTGCTTATTATGCAAAGCCACAGCTTTTACAATACTTCCAAGCACAGGGGGGTTTCatgttcttgtttctgttttacaggCCTGTTCTGCTTGAACATCTCAGAGAAACAagagcagataagaaaaggCTTCGCAAAGCTCTGAGAGAGTTTGAGGAACAATTCTATAAACAAACAGGAAGGTAAATCACCAGCTCAACAAAagctctttccttctcccctttgGGCTCCTGTGCAGATGTGTTTCTGCTAGAGTGGGTACTCTTAGGTGAGCAAGCCCAGGAAGCTGCAGCTATGGACTGGAAGATACCATGGAGGTGTCTGGTCTCTGTGGAGATGTCCGCCTCCCCACTGGGTTCCTCCAGGATGTGGGCATCCCTGAGGACCATCTGGATTGGGGGAATCTTCCAGGACATGCCTGCAATGGGTACAAACCCCTCCTCAGCACAGGATTTTTCCTGAGCTGAAGGGAGGGAGGCTGCTAAAGAGTCTGCCTGAGGATGTCAGTCTGCAGGATTACACTTGGCAGTTAGGCAGTTTTTAAAAGGCCAGATTTAAAACCAGAAGCCACTGTTTCTTTCACCCATAGATAAATAATGGCTGCTTTTCACTCCTTGCTTATCCTCCTCCCTTCATTTAGCAAACTTGTTTGCTGAGAACCATGGAGGATATGGGCATGCAGTATTCTGGTAACAGTTTTCAAAGCTCTATGTAATAACTGCTCTGCATATTTGAGAATGAAGTAGTTATGCTTGCATAGctgatgagaaagaaaattacctggtatttgaaaattcagtattttaaataccattATTTCATTTCCCTTAGACATGTTAGTCCTGTCAAATAGTCACCCAcagttaggggaaaaaaatattatccaACTCAATCCTCATTAGTCTCtggagaattaattttaaatactttttttcctcttactcaAAAGTGATGGCATTTGTATTTGCTGTTCACAGGAGTCCTCAAAAAGAAGATCGGGTGCCAATGGCTGAGGAATACTCTGAATACAAGCACACAAAAGCCAAAATCAGGCTTTTGGAGGTTCTCATCAGTAAGCATGATATTTCTAAAACAATTTGAAGTTGCAATGCTGTGGTATTGTTctcaagcaaaaaaaccccgaGCAAACgaaatgtaatgaaaaagagGAAGTAATTTTACAGGTCTTGGTCTGCTGCACAATTATTTGACACACTGAGATTTTTGATGCACTTTACCAATTACACTAGCTGGGATGAGAGAGGACAGCAATATGCAACAAAATTAAGCACGGGTGAGTGGACTatagtatatattttttccttttgaaaaagcCTTGAAGTGCACTGTGAGAATGTTAGAACTTAAAAGGACACTGAAGCATTGTAGATCCTCAGTTTGACCTGctcttagttttaaaaaaggtgagGAAATGCTCTCCAGGTTTTTAGTACATCTTAGTACATGATAACGTACCACCCATTTCTTTCCAGAATCAACATGCACTGTACTTAACTATTAATGTCGGTTCTCAATGTGCTAATTCACTAGACTAAAAGAAACATGAGCTTcaaataaatgaaggaaaacctCATGAACATACTCTGTCTTTCAAGATGGAGTTGTTATTCAATGAATTCCAGTAGCTTCAAAGAAAGGTGCATACAAAGAACTAGTGCCAAGATTTGGTCTAAAATTCTGGGAGTAGAGCAAAGTGATGCTGCCTATGCAAAAAAAGAAGGACGGAACATGACTGCCAAATGGAACTATtgcttttttagaaataagAGAAAGTGTTTGGCAAAACCAAATAGACactgggaagagagaaaacaaatgtaCTGGCTTTCACACGGTTCACAGGACCTGGCTCACGGTACTTAAAATTCAGTAAATAGATTAACTACAtgctaatttttatttctgtattaaactTTGCACTTTATTTTGCCTGATGCtataacatttgcttttctgactACCAAAGCTCGTTTAGACGCATGCACTTTGTAAAATGTCAAAGTATTTCTTGTGTTATAACTtgccacatatatatatattaaaacaagACTAGATTATTGCATTATGCTAAGATATTTTGGATAGATAAAGTACATGGTATATAATGGAGTGCTACAGTTATCTGATGAGGAACGCTAGACTTCTTGTTTACTGAAAATAAGAttataaaaagttatttttccattgGAATTATGCATCTTTCTTAACTTTCAGAGCACCACACTTTGTAATATTAAGGAGATTTTTTCACTATTTGTGATAGACCATTTGTGTGAAAAGTGGAATATTAACAGATGGATTATCAGTGGGTTTTGTACTAGAAATGAAGAACAGGGATTCTGGGAAATACCTAGGGCAGACATgatggaagaaagaaggggaaaaaaaaaaagggacttgAGTAAGTTGAATCATGTTTAGTGTTTTGCTTTAACTGTCATTTTGTATTGATCATGTAGTATAAGGAACCTGTTTTCTATCCTggtaagaatattttcattttataaaaccTATTATGTATCAACcacatttgtatttatattgtATGTAATGGCTCAGCATGATTTTTGAAGACATACACATTTTCAAGTAGTTTGGAGGAAAAAGTATGAACactaaaaaaggattttttttatttctcagaggTTTGTTGTTTCAGTGTACTGAATAATAATTTATAACAACTTTTATGAATCAGAAATGGTCTCCTTcataaatctgttttaattaaagtCGTCTAGAGCAACAGGAACAGATACAGAGCTATTTGAAGTTTACAAACTACATCTTTGATAAGGGAAAATGATTTCATGACATATGTATACAATTgatattaaaatgtaatctATATATTCTATATGATTGTATAATATTTTATACAAcagtacaaataaaatatttttctattatatttattatgtCGAGACacagtttctgttttcagttagctaatataaataacataaataacACTGTCAAACAACACGTTGGAAGTGCTGACATTTCTAGGCTCTGAGATTTAAATCATGCTGCAATTACAACCTTTCATGCTGTTTGGAGTTATCCCAGTATTTGTTCAGTAGTTAAAACGAATGCATATTTAAACACCATTTCTAAGccgttatttttattttgctaaagcAGTTTATATAGGATTTTGTTATGTTtggcaagaaacagaaaacaatttttgcaGCATCTAGGTATAAATGGTTGCCAGAAAGAAATCCAGGACTTCTAATCATTTAAAGCATCAGGGGAACagaagggaaagagggagagaagaaatactaaaaatgcTATTGGAGATTTTGAAGACTCGTGTTTGCTTTTGGTGACAGCGGCATGTGCATGCTTCTGGCAAAAATGTCTGACTATGGAAATGGGCAACAGAGGTTTGAAGGTTCCTAAGTAATGAAGGAAGTTTTAACGTCCAACACTGATATTGCAGGTCTTGCAGCTGGgatctttctttgcatttgcagtAGACAAGCTCATTAGTTGGTGACCAGTAATTTCCGCAACTGTGCCGAGGGAGAGATCCACAGGATCAGTGTAAATTACTTCCAAAATAACATCCTGGGCGTGATGGTAAACCATGACACCATCTTCTTCATCGCAGGTCAGAAATTTATTATCTTTTATATTTAGTTGAGGAAGGCGCTGCTTACAGAATTCGTCTCCTGGTGATCCAACAGGGGCAATAACGAGAATGACGTAGTGGTAGGCTGTGTACATGCAGTAGAAGTCTCCAAAGTACAAGTTAGTATTTGGGTTGAAGAGTTTTTCAGCTGCAATCTCAAACCTGTATCTTCCATAAGGTGAATCTTGTGGTGGCTTGCCAGTGTTAAACTCAGTGTTGCAGCTAAAGAAGATGCCTTCCAGCTTCCCACTGATCGGAGAGCCATGGCTGCCACTGTTATCCTTAACAGAGGGCTGCATAGCATTCCCATGATGCTCTCTACAAACGAATGACTGGTATTGTTTATTTTGTAACAGATATTAAAAGACAAAGTGGAAAGTTAGGACCTCACGCTATTTGGTAACAATGCTAAAGGGACACAAAGGAAAACGTTAAACTGAAAACTGTGCTTAACATCATGGTCTTAGGACCAAGAAAACCGAGACGCCAGACTCAGAAGGAGCTAGAATAACTTCTGCTCAAGggcaaaatctgcttttccagtCTGGCTTCTCAGTCAGCTGTGAGACGTGTGGTCATTATATTcaggcaaacaaaaaagcccccaaaccaCCAATATCTTTAATTAGCTGAATTGTTCAGCCTTCCACTGCAGTTCTAacaataaacacattttagtTTAATCACATGTTGAAAATTGCAAGTCAGTCTCAATGTGCTGAATATCCTGTTTGTTAATGCATATTTTTAGCACAGGCAGTATATACTTCATGTAGAAAACTGCCAGTGAAAGTTATTTCTGAACGATGTTTTTCAGAGAGCTTATAGGAAGAAATGTACTGTCTGCCATAGTTTCCCCCCCCCAATGGTAATTTCAACTCTAATTTGTCTACTGCCTTCTTCaatcagagcagagctgggcaccaGAGTATTAGGCAATTTGGGTAGTTTCCACTTTGGTTGGTATCCAGCTTCTAGTCACTAGTCCtaatgggaaaaaatgtataagactgacttttttttctttttttacttttttttttttaattattattatttttcaagctGAGCTCAATTTGGCTCCAGTGAAAAGAAACATGCAATGTAATAAGTGAATTTTTAAAACCCTAAATCCCAAATTGCACTCAGCAGCATTAGGCTGCTAGATTTAGGAGAACAGTCCGAGAAACACCCAATCTAATCTTCCTTAGCACCTGAACTTTTTATGTATAGCAGAACATTCCCCAGAATTTCTGCCCCACACCTGGAAGCGCCATAGGAATGGCTTTGGTGCTGTCTGCACCTGCAGCCATGTGATAGAAAAGggaatgtttccttttctggtAAGTCCCGCACAACAACAGATGTACTAGGCACCCTTAAAAAATGCCTTTATACACACTGACAGATGAAAACCGCAGGAGGCTGGAGATCTTACCTTCTCCTCTTacttttacttttattattttttcatttttttccccttctttcatcttttattttttttaaaggagaggGGAAACTAGCCAAGAAAGATTATTCTTGCTCTGCTTTTAACTTATTGCAACACGTCCAGGTGCTGTGTGGGAGAAGTTTTTACTTGGTTAAAGCAGGAGGTAGCagtcaaagcaaacaaattcaATGTATACAGACAAAACAGCTCTAAATCAACTCAGTAATGTCTccaactgtaatttttttcattatgtctAGTCTCCTCAGCAGTATAATTTAACTTGACTCTAAgatgaatttcagaagtttggTGAGCCATTCAAATACTACATAGTTTCACAAGACATTGACTGGAGTGGGGGGTACAATTGGTATTTTATGACTGATGCGATTACTAGGGAGGAAAATCCGACAGCTTGAATATCCTCTGCAACCTAGAAAGCAAGGCTGCTTGCAGTCCCATTTCCATGGCAAGATACTGACATCCAGTGGCCAGCTAGGTCACTCGTCCCAGGGGTCCGAGCTGCTCCCAGCCAAGGCAAGCAGTAGGGACGTGAACGCTACTTACAAGCTCACACTTCAAACCCTGCATTTAGGGGTTGTCGCTTTAGCACCGTGGCAGTTGCTGGTTTATCAGTGCTTCTAGAGCTACTCTGTAAGGTTTTCCAAGCTTGTTTCCTAGTTATGACACCAGAAAGGCTGTTGGCAGGCATGCTATGACAAGGAGTTTTTCCTAAAAGGTACATGTAGTTAGGGTTTTAACAGAACATTCAGAAGTGTGTATTGTGGAAGGAATTCCCTTGCGACTATATTAGTACTTTTCTGATCAGCCAGTTACAGGTATTCTAGCTTCGTACAGACCCggtaaaacacagctttttgtCTCTAACTCAttacagaggggaaaacaaTCTTGTCTCTATTTGTATTGAATCAAGAAAGAACGTAacaggagggaggggaaaagataATTGCAATCAATTAAAGTCCTATTTGGCAGAACACGGCCAAACCCACAGCTATAAATGCACCTCAGTGGCAATTTTCAAAGCTCTATGAACACAAAGGCAGGTAGCACTGTTTAATAGCTGAAAACAGGGCTATACGAGCGTTAGAACCACCCCAGGCATTTCCCTCCTGTGGCATC from Falco biarmicus isolate bFalBia1 chromosome 9, bFalBia1.pri, whole genome shotgun sequence encodes:
- the PHYHIPL gene encoding phytanoyl-CoA hydroxylase-interacting protein-like isoform X2 yields the protein MEELPVPHNIKISNITCDSFKISWDMDSKSKDRITHYFIDLNKKENKNSNKFKHKDVPTKLVAKAVPLPMTVRGHWFLSPRTEYTVAVQTASKQVDGDYVVSEWSEIIEFCTADYSKVHLTQLLEKAEVIAGRMLKLSVFYRNQHKEYFDYIREHHGNAMQPSVKDNSGSHGSPISGKLEGIFFSCNTEFNTGKPPQDSPYGRYRFEIAAEKLFNPNTNLYFGDFYCMYTAYHYVILVIAPVGSPGDEFCKQRLPQLNIKDNKFLTCDEEDGVMVYHHAQDVILEVIYTDPVDLSLGTVAEITGHQLMSLSTANAKKDPSCKTCNISVGR